The Cloeon dipterum chromosome X, ieCloDipt1.1, whole genome shotgun sequence genome includes a window with the following:
- the LOC135946492 gene encoding zinc finger protein 462-like, with protein sequence MPGLQRSMLPNFKCLHCEFSSPSKACLKTHMVRCHLIQISCPNCHNSKICLLQNNKCPTCNFTVVKISKVEPIKKQNAQEESPKRRFVASQINHPLVQKRELHASERVVMQISSQENRRKVASVSPIVSLQVPPPLIPFEQTKSKQQLVAANPFKILKLVPQKGGESFCDEMKSRVQSVKPEKRMNEESWFHCPFCPLKTRFKLEFMRHARSHGVDKFVCDHCTYETVNEADMLNHLKQHLDEATNRSYLMEAAKEWVLH encoded by the exons ATGCCTGGCCTTCAGAGGAGTATGTTGCCCAACTTCAAATGCCTGCACTGCGAATTCAGCTCGCCCTCGAAGGCTTGCTTGAAGACGCACATGGTCAGGTGCCACCTAATCCAGATTTCCTGCCCCAACTGTCACAATTCCAAGATTTGCCTGCTGCAAAACAACAAATGTCCCACGTGCAACTTCACCGTAGTCAAAATCAGCAAGGTCGAGCCCATCAAGAAGCAGAATGCACAAGAAGAGAGTCCAAAAAGAAGATTCGTTGCTAGTCAAATAAACCATCCTCTCGTTCAGAAGAGGGAACTACATGCCTCTGAAAGAGTAGTGATGCAAATCTCGAGCCAGGAGAACAGGAGGAAAGTGGCTTCGGTGTCGCCGATCGTCAGCTTGCAGGTCCCGCCTCCCTTGATTCCGTTCGAGCAGACTAAAAGCAAGCAACAACTTGTAGCAG CAAACCCTTTCAAGATATTGAAACTGGTGCCTCAGAAAGGCGGTGAGAGTTTCTGCGATGAGATGAAGAGTCGAGTGCAGTCGGTGAAGCCAGAGAAGCGAATGAACGAGGAGAGCTGGTTTCACTGCCCGTTTTGCCCGCTGAAAACTCGCTTCAAACTCGAGTTCATGAGGCACGCACGGAGCCATGGAGTGGACAAGTTTGTCTGTGATCACTGCACCTACGAAACGGTCAACGAAGCCGACATGCTGAACCACCTGAAGCAGCACCTGGACGAGGCGACAAACCGCTCCTACCTCATGGAGGCTGCCAAGGAGTGGGTTTTGCACTAA